One Ananas comosus cultivar F153 linkage group 1, ASM154086v1, whole genome shotgun sequence DNA window includes the following coding sequences:
- the LOC109714406 gene encoding uncharacterized protein LOC109714406 isoform X3 codes for MALFGTTFVVISFLLFWAFLGEAEYMKYRDPSQPVNVRVRDLMNRMTLAEKIGQMTQIERKVATPQVLKDYYIGSLLSGGGSVPAPQASAADWVNMINEFQKACLSTRLGIPMIYGIDAVHGHNNVYGATIFPHNIGLGAARDPDLVKRIGAATALEVRATGIPYAFAPCIAVCRDPRWGRCYESYSEDHKIVQAMTEIIPGLQGDVPANYTRGFPYVAGKNNVVACAKHFVGDGGTQKGINENNTIIDRQGLFSIHVPAYYDAIAKSVSTVMISYSSWNGVKMHANRDLITRFLKNQLKFRGFVISDWEGIDRITSPPGANYTYSVQASITAGIDMVMVPNNYADFINSLTNLVNMNVIPMSRIDDAVRRILRVKFVMGLFENPLSDLSLADQLGKKEHKELAREAVRKSLVLLKNGKSTYEPLLPLPKNAPKILVAGSHADNLGYQCGGWTIEWQGASGRITLGTTILDAVKATVDPATTVLFAENPDNDFVRNNNFSYAIVVVGEHPYTETAGDSLNLTIPDPGPSTIQAVCSAVKCAVVVISGRPVVIEPYVSVMDALVAAWLPGSEGQGVTDVLFGDYGFTGKLPRTWFKSVDQLPMNVGDQNYDPLFPFGFGLTTKPRTAR; via the exons ATGGCGTTATTCGGGACGACTTTTGTTGTCATCTCGTTCCTTCTATTTTGGGCCTTTCTTGGAGAAGCAGAGTATATGAAGTACAGAGATCCCAGCCAGCCGGTTAATGTTCGAGTCAGAGATCTGATGAATCGGATGACTCTTGCAGAAAAGATTGGCCAGATGACTCAGATTGAGAGAAAAGTAGCGACACCTCAAGTCTTGAAGGATTACTATATAG gtAGCCTGCTGAGTGGTGGTGGGAGTGTTCCAGCCCCGCAGGCCTCCGCTGCAGATTGGGTGAATATGATAAATGAGTTCCAAAAGGCCTGCTTGTCCACCCGTTTAGGAATTCCGATGATCTATGGGATCGATGCCGTTCATGGGCATAACAATGTCTACGGTGCCACAATTTTCCCCCACAACATTGGCCTTGGAGCTGCAAG GGATCCTGATCTTGTGAAGAGGATTGGTGCGGCAACTGCTCTTGAAGTCAGAGCTACTGGAATTCCTTATGCCTTTGCACCATGCATTGCG GTTTGTAGAGATCCGAGGTGGGGCCGCTGCTACGAAAGCTACAGTGAAGACCACAAGATAGTCCAAGCAATGACTGAAATAATCCCTGGTTTACAGGGTGATGTTCCGGCTAACTATACCAGGGGATTTCCTTATGTTGCTGGAAA GAACAATGTTGTGGCCTGTGCCAAGCACTTTGTTGGTGATGGCGGGACCCAGAAGGGCATCAACGAGAATAACACTATTATTGACCGCCAAGGACTTTTCAGCATCCATGTGCCTGCTTACTATGACGCCATTGCAAAGAGTGTCTCCACTGTCATGATCTCCTACTCCAGCTGGAACGGGGTCAAAATGCATGCCAATCGTGATCTCATCACTCGTTTCCTCAAGAACCAGCTTAAATTCAGG GGCTTTGTGATCTCAGATTGGGAGGGCATTGATAGAATAACAAGTCCTCCTGGTGCAAATTACACGTACTCTGTCCAAGCTTCCATAACTGCCGGTATTGATATG GTGATGGTTCCTAATAACTACGCGGATTTTATCAACAGCCTGACTAACCTGGTCAACATGAATGTGATCCCAATGAGCAGAATCGATGATGCAGTGAGAAGGATTCTTCGCGTAAAGTTCGTCATGGGTTTGTTCGAAAACCCTTTATCTGATCTCAGCTTAGCCGATCAGCTTGGAAAGAAG GAACACAAGGAATTAGCGAGGGAGGCTGTGAGGAAGTCGCTTGTGCTTCTGAAAAATGGGAAATCAACTTATGAGCCTCTGCTGCCTCTTCCTAAGAACGCTCCTAAGATACTCGTTGCCGGAAGCCATGCGGACAATTTAGGCTACCAATGCGGTGGGTGGACGATAGAATGGCAGGGAGCTAGTGGAAGGATCACTTTAG GGACGACAATCCTGGATGCTGTGAAAGCCACCGTCGACCCAGCAACCACCGTGCTGTTTGCGGAGAACCCCGACAACGACTTTGTAAGGAACAATAACTTCTCCTATGCCATCGTCGTCGTGGGAGAGCACCCCTACACGGAGACTGCTGGGGACAGCCTCAACCTGACCATTCCGGATCCAGGCCCGAGCACGATCCAGGCAGTCTGTAGTGCTGTCAAGTGTGCGGTCGTCGTCATCTCCGGTCGGCCGGTGGTGATCGAGCCTTATGTCTCTGTTATGGATGCTCTTGTAGCTGCTTGGCTGCCAGGTTCCGAAgggcagggcgtgacagatgtcCTCTTCGGAGATTACGGCTTCACCGGGAAGCTCCCGCGCACCTGGTTCAAGTCCGTCGACCAACTTCCCATGAATGTGGGTGACCAGAACTATGACCCCTTGTTTCcttttggatttggattgaCCACAAAGCCCAGAACGGCGAGGTAG
- the LOC109714406 gene encoding uncharacterized protein LOC109714406 isoform X2 — MLYKRGGGGGGGTWLTRRWRGGGPPPVRRSWIGFLLHPKMALFGTTFVVISFLLFWAFLGEAEYMKYRDPSQPVNVRVRDLMNRMTLAEKIGQMTQIERKVATPQVLKDYYIGSLLSGGGSVPAPQASAADWVNMINEFQKACLSTRLGIPMIYGIDAVHGHNNVYGATIFPHNIGLGAARDPDLVKRIGAATALEVRATGIPYAFAPCIAVCRDPRWGRCYESYSEDHKIVQAMTEIIPGLQGDVPANYTRGFPYVAGKNNVVACAKHFVGDGGTQKGINENNTIIDRQGLFSIHVPAYYDAIAKSVSTVMISYSSWNGVKMHANRDLITRFLKNQLKFRGFVISDWEGIDRITSPPGANYTYSVQASITAGIDMVMVPNNYADFINSLTNLVNMNVIPMSRIDDAVRRILRVKFVMGLFENPLSDLSLADQLGKKEHKELAREAVRKSLVLLKNGKSTYEPLLPLPKNAPKILVAGSHADNLGYQCGGWTIEWQGASGRITLGTTILDAVKATVDPATTVLFAENPDNDFVRNNNFSYAIVVVGEHPYTETAGDSLNLTIPDPGPSTIQAVCSAVKCAVVVISGRPVVIEPYVSVMDALVAAWLPGSEGQGVTDVLFGDYGFTGKLPRTWFKSVDQLPMNVGDQNYDPLFPFGFGLTTKPRTAR, encoded by the exons GTTAGAAGAAGTTGGATTGGCTTCTTACTCCATCCCAAGATGGCGTTATTCGGGACGACTTTTGTTGTCATCTCGTTCCTTCTATTTTGGGCCTTTCTTGGAGAAGCAGAGTATATGAAGTACAGAGATCCCAGCCAGCCGGTTAATGTTCGAGTCAGAGATCTGATGAATCGGATGACTCTTGCAGAAAAGATTGGCCAGATGACTCAGATTGAGAGAAAAGTAGCGACACCTCAAGTCTTGAAGGATTACTATATAG gtAGCCTGCTGAGTGGTGGTGGGAGTGTTCCAGCCCCGCAGGCCTCCGCTGCAGATTGGGTGAATATGATAAATGAGTTCCAAAAGGCCTGCTTGTCCACCCGTTTAGGAATTCCGATGATCTATGGGATCGATGCCGTTCATGGGCATAACAATGTCTACGGTGCCACAATTTTCCCCCACAACATTGGCCTTGGAGCTGCAAG GGATCCTGATCTTGTGAAGAGGATTGGTGCGGCAACTGCTCTTGAAGTCAGAGCTACTGGAATTCCTTATGCCTTTGCACCATGCATTGCG GTTTGTAGAGATCCGAGGTGGGGCCGCTGCTACGAAAGCTACAGTGAAGACCACAAGATAGTCCAAGCAATGACTGAAATAATCCCTGGTTTACAGGGTGATGTTCCGGCTAACTATACCAGGGGATTTCCTTATGTTGCTGGAAA GAACAATGTTGTGGCCTGTGCCAAGCACTTTGTTGGTGATGGCGGGACCCAGAAGGGCATCAACGAGAATAACACTATTATTGACCGCCAAGGACTTTTCAGCATCCATGTGCCTGCTTACTATGACGCCATTGCAAAGAGTGTCTCCACTGTCATGATCTCCTACTCCAGCTGGAACGGGGTCAAAATGCATGCCAATCGTGATCTCATCACTCGTTTCCTCAAGAACCAGCTTAAATTCAGG GGCTTTGTGATCTCAGATTGGGAGGGCATTGATAGAATAACAAGTCCTCCTGGTGCAAATTACACGTACTCTGTCCAAGCTTCCATAACTGCCGGTATTGATATG GTGATGGTTCCTAATAACTACGCGGATTTTATCAACAGCCTGACTAACCTGGTCAACATGAATGTGATCCCAATGAGCAGAATCGATGATGCAGTGAGAAGGATTCTTCGCGTAAAGTTCGTCATGGGTTTGTTCGAAAACCCTTTATCTGATCTCAGCTTAGCCGATCAGCTTGGAAAGAAG GAACACAAGGAATTAGCGAGGGAGGCTGTGAGGAAGTCGCTTGTGCTTCTGAAAAATGGGAAATCAACTTATGAGCCTCTGCTGCCTCTTCCTAAGAACGCTCCTAAGATACTCGTTGCCGGAAGCCATGCGGACAATTTAGGCTACCAATGCGGTGGGTGGACGATAGAATGGCAGGGAGCTAGTGGAAGGATCACTTTAG GGACGACAATCCTGGATGCTGTGAAAGCCACCGTCGACCCAGCAACCACCGTGCTGTTTGCGGAGAACCCCGACAACGACTTTGTAAGGAACAATAACTTCTCCTATGCCATCGTCGTCGTGGGAGAGCACCCCTACACGGAGACTGCTGGGGACAGCCTCAACCTGACCATTCCGGATCCAGGCCCGAGCACGATCCAGGCAGTCTGTAGTGCTGTCAAGTGTGCGGTCGTCGTCATCTCCGGTCGGCCGGTGGTGATCGAGCCTTATGTCTCTGTTATGGATGCTCTTGTAGCTGCTTGGCTGCCAGGTTCCGAAgggcagggcgtgacagatgtcCTCTTCGGAGATTACGGCTTCACCGGGAAGCTCCCGCGCACCTGGTTCAAGTCCGTCGACCAACTTCCCATGAATGTGGGTGACCAGAACTATGACCCCTTGTTTCcttttggatttggattgaCCACAAAGCCCAGAACGGCGAGGTAG
- the LOC109717848 gene encoding serine/threonine-protein kinase TOUSLED-like isoform X2, which translates to MSDDIVMHLSSNSNPSNPSLPSKLAKLEARMAGKSSSLPSIQSGWQQQQQQQQQQPPAPPSLPPPPPPPPPPLRFLEKEELPESSSSDDDNCNEYLIQHNSQKRLRVQEEDHTTALQHSEVAEVTDTRPSLGNTNKKKQGRGRGRPATGRGRASKITDQTLSSPASTTITSNGHLDKPTNKEFRSSVQLGNDERTALQEEISLLRRRIGLLEEELKKSRQEAANHHRLCSQLEKELKDLKEHDQQVKTKRIKVLSELLIAVSKAERQEARMRIRQESFRLGNVGVMRAGTVISETWEDGQAIKDLNTHLKSLLETKEAIERHRKSLKKRQPDKGESSDVETGMSEEDFLIQDEICKSRLASIKREEESYFRERERYELEKGRLIREMKRLRDEDGSRFNNFQILNHRYALLNLLGKGGFSEVYKAFDLVEYRYVACKLHGLNAQWSEQKKQSYIRHAIREYNIHKTLVHPNIVRLWDIFEIDQNTFCTILEYCGGKDLDAVLKSTPILPEKEARIIIFQIFQGLVYLNKRPQKIIHYDLKPGNVLFDEVGVSKVTDFGLSKIVEDDVGSQGMELTSQGAGTYWYLPPECFDLSKTPLISSKVDVWSAGVILYQMLFGKRPFGHDQTQERILREDTIINARKVDFPPKPAVSSEAKELIRRCLTYNQAERPDVLTIAQDPYLSYSKR; encoded by the exons ATGTCGGACGACATAGTGATGCATCTGTCGTCGAATTCGAACCCTTCGAACCCATCGCTGCCGTCCAAGCTGGCGAAGCTGGAGGCTCGAATGGCCGGGAAGAGCTCCTCTCTTCCCTCCATCCAATCCgggtggcagcagcagcagcagcagcagcagcagcagcctcctGCACCtccttctctccctcctcctcctcctcctccacctcctccgtTGAGGTTTCTGGAGAAAGAAGAGCTTCCCGAGTCCTCTTCTTCCGATGATGAT AATTGTAATGAGTACTTGATACAACACAACTCTCAGAAGCGACTTAGAGTGCAAGAAGAAGACCACACCACAGCTCTTCAGCATTCTGAG GTCGCAGAAGTCACGGACACAAGACCAAGCTTGGGCAACACGAACAAGAAAAAGCAAGGGCGTGGTAGAGGGCGTCCTGCAACGGGCAGGGGACGTGCTTCAAAGATTACTGATCAAACACTATCCTCACCAGCTTCCACAACAATCACATCGAATGGACACTTGGACAAGCCGACCAACAAG GAATTTCGGTCGAGTGTCCAGCTTGGCAATGATGAGAGGACTGCTTTGCAG GAGGAGATATCCTTGTTACGTAGAAGAATTGGGTTGCTGGAGGAGGAGCTGAAAAAATCACGCCAAGAAGCTGCCAATCATCATCGTCTCTGTTCCCAGTTAGAAAAg GAATTGAAGGATCTTAAAGAGCATGATCAACAGGTGAAGACAAAG AGAATTAAAGTCCTATCTGAGCTGCTGATAGCTGTATCAAAAGCAGAGAGGCAAGAAGCAAGAATGAGGATCAGACAAGAATCTTTTCGGCTAGGCAATGTTGGTGTTATGAG AGCTGGAACTGTTATATCTGAGACATGGGAGGATGGGCAAGCAATAAAGGATCTTAATACTCATCTT AAATCTTTGTTGGAGACGAAAGAGGCTATTGAAAGGCATCGGAAATCACTTAAAAAACGACAACCAG ATAAGGGCGAAAGCAGCGATGTTGAAACTGGCATGTCTGAAGAAGATTTCCTTATACAGGATGAAATTTGTAAATCACGCCTAGCAAGCATCAAACGT GAGGAGGAAAGTTATTTCAGGGAAAGGGAACGTTATGAATTGGAAAAGGGAAGGCTTATACGTGAAATGAAGCGCTTAAGAGATGAGGATGGATCACGCTTTAACAATTTCCAAATTCTTAACCATCGATATGCTCTTTTAAATCTTCTTGGGAAGGGAGGGTTTAGTGAGGTTTACAAG GCATTTGATTTGGTGGAGTATAGATACGTAGCTTGTAAGCTTCATGGTTTGAATGCTCAATGGAGTGAACAGAAGAAGCAAAGTTATATACGCCATGCTATTCGAGAATACAACATTCATAAGACCTTGGTGCATCCTAATATCGTTCGGCTATGGGATATCTTTGAGATTGACCAAAACACCTTTTGTACCATTTTAGAGTACTGCGGCG GGAAAGACCTTGATGCAGTCCTTAAATCAACACCTATTCTTCCTGAAAAGGAAGCTAGAATTATAATCTTTCAGATATTTCAAGGCCTTGTCTATCTCAATAAGAGACCTCAAAAGATCATTCATTATGATCTGAAGCCTGGGAATGTTCTCTTTGATGAGGTTGGTGTGTCAAAAGTGACAGATTTTGGACTAAGCAAGATAGTGGAAGATGATGTTGGATCTCAGGGTATGGAACTAACTTCTCAGGGGGCTGGAACATACTG GTATTTGCCCCCAGAATGCTTTGATCTTAGCAAGACACCGCTAATTTCATCAAAG GTGGATGTTTGGTCAGCTGGTGTAATATTGTATCAGATGCTCTTTGGTAAGCGCCCGTTTGGTCATGACCAGACGCAAGAAAGAATACTTCGTGAAGACACAATTATTAATGCACGCAAAGTGGATTTTCCACCAAAGCCTGCAGTGTCAAGTGAGGCAAAG GAGCTGATTCGTCGCTGTTTGACATATAATCAAGCGGAAAGGCCCGATGTACTAACCATTGCTCAAGATCCTTATCTCTCGTATTCAAAGAGGTAG
- the LOC109717848 gene encoding serine/threonine-protein kinase TOUSLED-like isoform X1, giving the protein MSDDIVMHLSSNSNPSNPSLPSKLAKLEARMAGKSSSLPSIQSGWQQQQQQQQQQPPAPPSLPPPPPPPPPPLRFLEKEELPESSSSDDDNCNEYLIQHNSQKRLRVQEEDHTTALQHSEEAGGRMKVAEVTDTRPSLGNTNKKKQGRGRGRPATGRGRASKITDQTLSSPASTTITSNGHLDKPTNKEFRSSVQLGNDERTALQEEISLLRRRIGLLEEELKKSRQEAANHHRLCSQLEKELKDLKEHDQQVKTKRIKVLSELLIAVSKAERQEARMRIRQESFRLGNVGVMRAGTVISETWEDGQAIKDLNTHLKSLLETKEAIERHRKSLKKRQPDKGESSDVETGMSEEDFLIQDEICKSRLASIKREEESYFRERERYELEKGRLIREMKRLRDEDGSRFNNFQILNHRYALLNLLGKGGFSEVYKAFDLVEYRYVACKLHGLNAQWSEQKKQSYIRHAIREYNIHKTLVHPNIVRLWDIFEIDQNTFCTILEYCGGKDLDAVLKSTPILPEKEARIIIFQIFQGLVYLNKRPQKIIHYDLKPGNVLFDEVGVSKVTDFGLSKIVEDDVGSQGMELTSQGAGTYWYLPPECFDLSKTPLISSKVDVWSAGVILYQMLFGKRPFGHDQTQERILREDTIINARKVDFPPKPAVSSEAKELIRRCLTYNQAERPDVLTIAQDPYLSYSKR; this is encoded by the exons ATGTCGGACGACATAGTGATGCATCTGTCGTCGAATTCGAACCCTTCGAACCCATCGCTGCCGTCCAAGCTGGCGAAGCTGGAGGCTCGAATGGCCGGGAAGAGCTCCTCTCTTCCCTCCATCCAATCCgggtggcagcagcagcagcagcagcagcagcagcagcctcctGCACCtccttctctccctcctcctcctcctcctccacctcctccgtTGAGGTTTCTGGAGAAAGAAGAGCTTCCCGAGTCCTCTTCTTCCGATGATGAT AATTGTAATGAGTACTTGATACAACACAACTCTCAGAAGCGACTTAGAGTGCAAGAAGAAGACCACACCACAGCTCTTCAGCATTCTGAG GAAGCGGGTGGAAGGATGAAGGTCGCAGAAGTCACGGACACAAGACCAAGCTTGGGCAACACGAACAAGAAAAAGCAAGGGCGTGGTAGAGGGCGTCCTGCAACGGGCAGGGGACGTGCTTCAAAGATTACTGATCAAACACTATCCTCACCAGCTTCCACAACAATCACATCGAATGGACACTTGGACAAGCCGACCAACAAG GAATTTCGGTCGAGTGTCCAGCTTGGCAATGATGAGAGGACTGCTTTGCAG GAGGAGATATCCTTGTTACGTAGAAGAATTGGGTTGCTGGAGGAGGAGCTGAAAAAATCACGCCAAGAAGCTGCCAATCATCATCGTCTCTGTTCCCAGTTAGAAAAg GAATTGAAGGATCTTAAAGAGCATGATCAACAGGTGAAGACAAAG AGAATTAAAGTCCTATCTGAGCTGCTGATAGCTGTATCAAAAGCAGAGAGGCAAGAAGCAAGAATGAGGATCAGACAAGAATCTTTTCGGCTAGGCAATGTTGGTGTTATGAG AGCTGGAACTGTTATATCTGAGACATGGGAGGATGGGCAAGCAATAAAGGATCTTAATACTCATCTT AAATCTTTGTTGGAGACGAAAGAGGCTATTGAAAGGCATCGGAAATCACTTAAAAAACGACAACCAG ATAAGGGCGAAAGCAGCGATGTTGAAACTGGCATGTCTGAAGAAGATTTCCTTATACAGGATGAAATTTGTAAATCACGCCTAGCAAGCATCAAACGT GAGGAGGAAAGTTATTTCAGGGAAAGGGAACGTTATGAATTGGAAAAGGGAAGGCTTATACGTGAAATGAAGCGCTTAAGAGATGAGGATGGATCACGCTTTAACAATTTCCAAATTCTTAACCATCGATATGCTCTTTTAAATCTTCTTGGGAAGGGAGGGTTTAGTGAGGTTTACAAG GCATTTGATTTGGTGGAGTATAGATACGTAGCTTGTAAGCTTCATGGTTTGAATGCTCAATGGAGTGAACAGAAGAAGCAAAGTTATATACGCCATGCTATTCGAGAATACAACATTCATAAGACCTTGGTGCATCCTAATATCGTTCGGCTATGGGATATCTTTGAGATTGACCAAAACACCTTTTGTACCATTTTAGAGTACTGCGGCG GGAAAGACCTTGATGCAGTCCTTAAATCAACACCTATTCTTCCTGAAAAGGAAGCTAGAATTATAATCTTTCAGATATTTCAAGGCCTTGTCTATCTCAATAAGAGACCTCAAAAGATCATTCATTATGATCTGAAGCCTGGGAATGTTCTCTTTGATGAGGTTGGTGTGTCAAAAGTGACAGATTTTGGACTAAGCAAGATAGTGGAAGATGATGTTGGATCTCAGGGTATGGAACTAACTTCTCAGGGGGCTGGAACATACTG GTATTTGCCCCCAGAATGCTTTGATCTTAGCAAGACACCGCTAATTTCATCAAAG GTGGATGTTTGGTCAGCTGGTGTAATATTGTATCAGATGCTCTTTGGTAAGCGCCCGTTTGGTCATGACCAGACGCAAGAAAGAATACTTCGTGAAGACACAATTATTAATGCACGCAAAGTGGATTTTCCACCAAAGCCTGCAGTGTCAAGTGAGGCAAAG GAGCTGATTCGTCGCTGTTTGACATATAATCAAGCGGAAAGGCCCGATGTACTAACCATTGCTCAAGATCCTTATCTCTCGTATTCAAAGAGGTAG
- the LOC109714406 gene encoding uncharacterized protein LOC109714406 isoform X1, with protein sequence MLYKRGGGGGGGTWLTRRWRGGGPPPVTVRRSWIGFLLHPKMALFGTTFVVISFLLFWAFLGEAEYMKYRDPSQPVNVRVRDLMNRMTLAEKIGQMTQIERKVATPQVLKDYYIGSLLSGGGSVPAPQASAADWVNMINEFQKACLSTRLGIPMIYGIDAVHGHNNVYGATIFPHNIGLGAARDPDLVKRIGAATALEVRATGIPYAFAPCIAVCRDPRWGRCYESYSEDHKIVQAMTEIIPGLQGDVPANYTRGFPYVAGKNNVVACAKHFVGDGGTQKGINENNTIIDRQGLFSIHVPAYYDAIAKSVSTVMISYSSWNGVKMHANRDLITRFLKNQLKFRGFVISDWEGIDRITSPPGANYTYSVQASITAGIDMVMVPNNYADFINSLTNLVNMNVIPMSRIDDAVRRILRVKFVMGLFENPLSDLSLADQLGKKEHKELAREAVRKSLVLLKNGKSTYEPLLPLPKNAPKILVAGSHADNLGYQCGGWTIEWQGASGRITLGTTILDAVKATVDPATTVLFAENPDNDFVRNNNFSYAIVVVGEHPYTETAGDSLNLTIPDPGPSTIQAVCSAVKCAVVVISGRPVVIEPYVSVMDALVAAWLPGSEGQGVTDVLFGDYGFTGKLPRTWFKSVDQLPMNVGDQNYDPLFPFGFGLTTKPRTAR encoded by the exons GTTAGAAGAAGTTGGATTGGCTTCTTACTCCATCCCAAGATGGCGTTATTCGGGACGACTTTTGTTGTCATCTCGTTCCTTCTATTTTGGGCCTTTCTTGGAGAAGCAGAGTATATGAAGTACAGAGATCCCAGCCAGCCGGTTAATGTTCGAGTCAGAGATCTGATGAATCGGATGACTCTTGCAGAAAAGATTGGCCAGATGACTCAGATTGAGAGAAAAGTAGCGACACCTCAAGTCTTGAAGGATTACTATATAG gtAGCCTGCTGAGTGGTGGTGGGAGTGTTCCAGCCCCGCAGGCCTCCGCTGCAGATTGGGTGAATATGATAAATGAGTTCCAAAAGGCCTGCTTGTCCACCCGTTTAGGAATTCCGATGATCTATGGGATCGATGCCGTTCATGGGCATAACAATGTCTACGGTGCCACAATTTTCCCCCACAACATTGGCCTTGGAGCTGCAAG GGATCCTGATCTTGTGAAGAGGATTGGTGCGGCAACTGCTCTTGAAGTCAGAGCTACTGGAATTCCTTATGCCTTTGCACCATGCATTGCG GTTTGTAGAGATCCGAGGTGGGGCCGCTGCTACGAAAGCTACAGTGAAGACCACAAGATAGTCCAAGCAATGACTGAAATAATCCCTGGTTTACAGGGTGATGTTCCGGCTAACTATACCAGGGGATTTCCTTATGTTGCTGGAAA GAACAATGTTGTGGCCTGTGCCAAGCACTTTGTTGGTGATGGCGGGACCCAGAAGGGCATCAACGAGAATAACACTATTATTGACCGCCAAGGACTTTTCAGCATCCATGTGCCTGCTTACTATGACGCCATTGCAAAGAGTGTCTCCACTGTCATGATCTCCTACTCCAGCTGGAACGGGGTCAAAATGCATGCCAATCGTGATCTCATCACTCGTTTCCTCAAGAACCAGCTTAAATTCAGG GGCTTTGTGATCTCAGATTGGGAGGGCATTGATAGAATAACAAGTCCTCCTGGTGCAAATTACACGTACTCTGTCCAAGCTTCCATAACTGCCGGTATTGATATG GTGATGGTTCCTAATAACTACGCGGATTTTATCAACAGCCTGACTAACCTGGTCAACATGAATGTGATCCCAATGAGCAGAATCGATGATGCAGTGAGAAGGATTCTTCGCGTAAAGTTCGTCATGGGTTTGTTCGAAAACCCTTTATCTGATCTCAGCTTAGCCGATCAGCTTGGAAAGAAG GAACACAAGGAATTAGCGAGGGAGGCTGTGAGGAAGTCGCTTGTGCTTCTGAAAAATGGGAAATCAACTTATGAGCCTCTGCTGCCTCTTCCTAAGAACGCTCCTAAGATACTCGTTGCCGGAAGCCATGCGGACAATTTAGGCTACCAATGCGGTGGGTGGACGATAGAATGGCAGGGAGCTAGTGGAAGGATCACTTTAG GGACGACAATCCTGGATGCTGTGAAAGCCACCGTCGACCCAGCAACCACCGTGCTGTTTGCGGAGAACCCCGACAACGACTTTGTAAGGAACAATAACTTCTCCTATGCCATCGTCGTCGTGGGAGAGCACCCCTACACGGAGACTGCTGGGGACAGCCTCAACCTGACCATTCCGGATCCAGGCCCGAGCACGATCCAGGCAGTCTGTAGTGCTGTCAAGTGTGCGGTCGTCGTCATCTCCGGTCGGCCGGTGGTGATCGAGCCTTATGTCTCTGTTATGGATGCTCTTGTAGCTGCTTGGCTGCCAGGTTCCGAAgggcagggcgtgacagatgtcCTCTTCGGAGATTACGGCTTCACCGGGAAGCTCCCGCGCACCTGGTTCAAGTCCGTCGACCAACTTCCCATGAATGTGGGTGACCAGAACTATGACCCCTTGTTTCcttttggatttggattgaCCACAAAGCCCAGAACGGCGAGGTAG